In Salinisphaera sp. T31B1, the following are encoded in one genomic region:
- a CDS encoding DHA2 family efflux MFS transporter permease subunit, producing MSATGPAQPADMAASPQYPANRWLIAAVVGLAAFMEVLDISIANVSLSHIAGSLSASQEEATWVLTSYLVSNAIVLPISGWFSQVLGRKRFFIISIVIFSIASLACGLAPSLGWLIVFRILQGAGGGGLQPVSQAILADSFPPAQRGMAFAIYGVAVVFAPAIGPTLGGYITDHASWHWIFLLNVPVGIVLLALAIPLVKDTAAYEAARRAKMADGFTIDYIGFALLALGLGCLQIMLDKGQQNDWFDSSFILAMAVIAVSCLSALVLWELFHRHPIMDFRLFRYFNFAVANLLMFMLGFVLLGSTLLIPQFVQAVLGYTSTLAGLVISPGGFAIVVMMPVVGYLSGRIEARWMVAFGLITVGLSMFHIAGFNADVTFDQLVTARIFQTLGIAFLFIPLTNVAYIGVPADKTDQISAFVNLARNIGGSVGISLVTTWLARRAQYHQSVLVEHVTPYDPQYASLVDSLTRHFTEMGAGLDAARHQAVAAIAQLVGEQAQLMSYLDDFWLLGVIFIGLTPVILLLGSTREASAPPGAGH from the coding sequence GTGAGCGCCACCGGCCCGGCCCAGCCGGCTGACATGGCCGCGTCGCCGCAATATCCGGCCAACCGCTGGCTGATCGCCGCGGTGGTCGGCCTGGCCGCGTTCATGGAGGTGCTCGATATCTCCATCGCCAACGTGTCGCTGTCACATATCGCCGGCTCGCTGTCGGCCAGTCAGGAGGAGGCCACCTGGGTACTGACTTCCTATCTGGTCTCCAACGCCATCGTCCTGCCGATTTCCGGCTGGTTTTCACAGGTATTGGGCCGTAAGCGGTTTTTCATCATCTCGATCGTGATCTTCTCGATCGCCTCGCTGGCCTGCGGGCTGGCGCCCTCGCTGGGCTGGCTGATCGTCTTTCGTATTCTCCAGGGAGCCGGCGGCGGCGGTCTCCAGCCGGTCTCGCAAGCGATCCTCGCCGATTCGTTCCCGCCGGCCCAGCGCGGCATGGCCTTTGCGATATACGGCGTGGCGGTGGTCTTTGCTCCGGCCATCGGCCCGACGCTGGGCGGCTATATCACCGATCACGCGTCCTGGCATTGGATCTTTCTGCTCAACGTGCCGGTGGGCATCGTGCTGCTGGCGCTGGCCATCCCGCTGGTCAAGGACACCGCGGCCTACGAGGCAGCCCGCCGGGCCAAGATGGCCGATGGCTTCACCATCGACTATATCGGCTTCGCCCTGCTCGCACTCGGCCTGGGCTGTCTGCAGATCATGCTCGACAAGGGTCAGCAGAATGATTGGTTCGATTCGTCGTTCATCCTGGCGATGGCCGTGATCGCGGTGTCCTGTCTGAGCGCGCTGGTGCTCTGGGAACTGTTCCATCGGCACCCGATCATGGATTTCAGGCTGTTCCGCTACTTCAATTTCGCGGTCGCCAATCTGCTGATGTTCATGCTCGGCTTCGTCCTGCTGGGCTCGACGCTGCTGATTCCGCAATTCGTGCAGGCCGTGCTCGGCTATACCTCGACCCTGGCCGGACTGGTGATCTCGCCCGGCGGCTTTGCCATTGTCGTGATGATGCCGGTGGTCGGTTATCTGTCGGGGCGGATCGAGGCCCGCTGGATGGTGGCCTTCGGGCTGATCACGGTCGGTTTGTCGATGTTCCATATCGCCGGCTTCAACGCCGACGTGACCTTCGACCAGCTGGTCACGGCCCGTATTTTCCAGACGCTCGGGATCGCGTTCCTGTTCATCCCGCTGACCAACGTGGCCTATATCGGTGTGCCCGCCGACAAGACCGATCAGATCTCGGCGTTCGTCAATCTGGCCCGCAATATCGGCGGCAGCGTGGGCATCTCGCTGGTCACCACCTGGCTGGCTCGGCGCGCCCAGTATCACCAGAGCGTGCTGGTCGAGCATGTCACCCCCTACGATCCGCAGTATGCCTCACTGGTCGATTCACTGACCCGGCATTTCACCGAGATGGGTGCCGGGCTGGATGCGGCGCGTCATCAGGCGGTGGCCGCCATCGCGCAACTGGTCGGCGAGCAGGCTCAGCTGATGTCGTACCTGGACGACTTCTGGCTGCTGGGGGTGATCTTCATCGGTCTGACACCCGTCATACTGCTGCTCGGCAGTACCCGCGAGGCCTCGGCGCCGCCGGGTGCCGGCCACTAA